The following proteins are encoded in a genomic region of Sneathiella marina:
- a CDS encoding ABC transporter permease: protein MTDTTGSNKEQPLEHWHSDEPFDPYSVEALSPEQERFYMASQWQMMWWKFRRHRVAVISGIILLLFYLSILISEFLAPYDLHGRNTKFIFAPPQAIHLFHEGEFVGPFVYGYKQKLNRETLKREYQINHKQVYPLRFFCSGDEYKFWGLFNASSHLVCAADKKRATFFWLGTDRLGRDILSRIIYGTRISLTIGLIGIIISFTLGIILGGISGYYGGWIDNVIQRTIELLKSIPQLPLWLALSAALPVTWSPILVFFGLTVILGLLDWPGLARAVRSKFLSLREEDFCTAAQLMGAPPQRIIGRHLLPSFASHLIASASLAVPSMILGETALSFLGLGLRPPITSWGVLLNETTNINAVATTPWLIYPVVPVILVVLAFNFLGDGLRDAADPYK, encoded by the coding sequence ATGACGGACACTACCGGTTCAAACAAAGAACAACCGTTAGAACATTGGCATTCTGACGAACCGTTTGACCCCTATTCAGTCGAAGCCCTGTCGCCGGAGCAGGAACGCTTTTACATGGCGTCTCAATGGCAGATGATGTGGTGGAAGTTCCGCCGCCATCGCGTGGCGGTGATCAGCGGCATTATATTGTTGCTTTTTTACCTTTCGATTTTGATATCCGAGTTTCTGGCGCCCTATGACTTGCATGGTAGAAATACGAAATTTATATTTGCCCCGCCGCAGGCCATTCATTTATTCCATGAAGGGGAATTTGTTGGACCGTTTGTTTACGGTTATAAACAAAAGCTCAACCGTGAGACCCTGAAAAGGGAGTATCAGATAAATCATAAACAGGTCTATCCTTTGCGCTTTTTCTGTTCCGGGGATGAATATAAATTCTGGGGACTATTTAATGCCTCGTCGCATTTGGTTTGTGCAGCAGATAAAAAAAGAGCGACTTTCTTCTGGCTGGGAACGGATCGGCTAGGCAGGGATATTCTGTCGCGGATAATCTATGGAACGCGGATTTCCCTGACCATTGGGCTTATCGGAATTATTATCAGTTTTACGCTTGGTATTATTCTCGGCGGAATATCGGGATATTATGGCGGCTGGATCGATAATGTTATTCAGCGGACCATAGAGCTATTGAAATCTATTCCGCAACTGCCGCTTTGGCTTGCACTATCGGCGGCTCTACCGGTCACTTGGTCGCCCATTCTGGTATTCTTTGGGCTGACAGTAATTCTCGGGTTGCTTGATTGGCCGGGCTTGGCGCGTGCTGTAAGATCGAAATTCCTGTCGCTTCGGGAAGAGGATTTCTGTACGGCAGCGCAGCTTATGGGTGCCCCGCCGCAACGGATTATCGGACGTCACTTATTGCCCTCCTTCGCCAGCCATTTGATTGCCAGCGCCAGCCTTGCGGTGCCAAGTATGATTCTGGGGGAAACGGCTTTGTCCTTCTTAGGCCTCGGATTGCGACCGCCCATTACTTCGTGGGGTGTGTTGTTGAATGAAACGACCAATATCAACGCGGTGGCGACGACGCCGTGGCTGATTTACCCCGTGGTACCGGTGATCCTGGTTGTCCTGGCGTTCAATTTCTTGGGGGATGGATTGCGTGATGCCGCAGATCCTTACAAGTAA
- a CDS encoding ABC transporter permease produces MFTYFVHRVLVMIPTLLVISILTFIIIQLPPGDYLSNQLEELKSQGESASALAKIAFYREQYSLDKPLIEQYAIWMGFWPGPNGFSGMIQGDWGQSFAYDLPVREVIGDRLGLSFLINFSTIVFIYIVAFPIGVYSATRQYSIGDYGFTLVGYLGLATPNFLLAMVLLYYANVYFGISIGGLMDDKYVDQPWSFDKALSIMDHMLIPVIVIGTSGTASMIRRLRANLLDELQKQYVTTARAKGVPRLKALVKYPIRMSLNPFIADIGNLLPDVISGSVIVSMVLSLPTVGPLLLEALQNQDQYMAGSLLMFLALLTVIGMFVSDVLLAVLDPRIRLSGGATK; encoded by the coding sequence ATGTTTACTTACTTTGTACACAGAGTACTGGTTATGATACCGACCTTGTTGGTAATCAGTATTCTGACGTTTATTATCATTCAGTTGCCGCCGGGCGACTATCTGTCTAATCAGCTCGAAGAACTAAAATCGCAAGGTGAATCGGCCTCTGCCCTCGCGAAAATAGCCTTTTACAGGGAGCAATATTCGCTAGATAAACCACTCATAGAACAATATGCCATCTGGATGGGGTTCTGGCCCGGCCCGAATGGTTTTTCAGGTATGATACAGGGAGACTGGGGTCAATCTTTCGCATATGATCTGCCGGTGCGAGAAGTTATCGGCGATCGGCTTGGTTTATCTTTCCTGATCAATTTCTCGACGATTGTCTTCATTTATATTGTCGCCTTTCCCATCGGGGTATATTCGGCAACGCGGCAATATTCCATTGGCGACTACGGATTTACGCTTGTCGGCTATCTGGGACTGGCGACGCCCAACTTTTTGCTGGCCATGGTGCTTCTGTATTATGCAAATGTGTATTTTGGCATTTCCATTGGCGGGCTTATGGATGACAAGTATGTCGATCAGCCATGGTCATTTGATAAAGCCCTGTCAATCATGGATCATATGTTGATTCCGGTTATCGTCATTGGAACGAGTGGCACAGCGTCCATGATTAGGCGATTGCGGGCAAATTTACTGGATGAATTGCAAAAACAATATGTGACCACTGCACGTGCCAAGGGTGTGCCGAGACTAAAAGCTCTGGTCAAATATCCAATCCGCATGTCGCTCAATCCGTTTATTGCTGATATCGGTAATCTTTTACCGGATGTTATTTCCGGATCAGTGATCGTCAGCATGGTTTTGAGTTTACCGACCGTCGGTCCATTGTTGCTTGAAGCATTGCAAAACCAGGATCAGTATATGGCTGGTTCACTTTTGATGTTCCTGGCATTATTAACGGTTATTGGCATGTTTGTCTCGGATGTGCTCCTCGCGGTTCTGGATCCGCGTATTCGACTGTCAGGGGGGGCGACGAAATGA
- a CDS encoding ABC transporter ATP-binding protein → MANVLLVRDLKVEFRVAEGVIKAVEGVSFRVPEGKTVALVGESGSGKSVISQAIMSILPKPAHITGGEILFFDPEKPGVFYDIAKLKPDSKEMRNIRGGRISIIFQEPMTSLSPLHTIGDQISEALHLHHEKTKEEGQQITIDMLRLVGFPDPEGALHTYPFELSGGLRQRAMIAMAMICKPALLIADEPTTALDVTIQAQILDLMQGLQKQLGMAILMITHDLGVVASMADEIVVMYHGKIMEQGTLDDIFAAPEHPYLKALMRAIPRFNMKPGERLTPIREIKRDKNSRFLEQANPREIISGDESPILDVRNLSKTFTTRKSTLFGSKPGGEILAVDNVSFFIRPGECLGLVGESGCGKTTLSKLILRALSASDGSVTYNDRGRDVDVLALKGEELFDYRNKVQFIFQDPFSSLNPRMTVFDIISEPLVIHNVGTVTEREETVKELMTLVGLDIRFLRRYPHSFSGGQRQRIGIARSLALKPDLLICDEPVSALDVSIQAQILNLLKDLQKELGLTYLFISHNLAVVDYIADRIAVMCKGRLVETAPKDVLFKNPVHPYTKRLLAAVPEPDPNRRLDFSHLVEEKASNPELWPQPFTVNTSSSPVMMDIGEGHYVRVSEETDAKELRL, encoded by the coding sequence ATGGCAAATGTTCTCCTCGTCAGAGATTTAAAAGTCGAGTTCCGGGTAGCAGAGGGTGTTATCAAGGCTGTCGAAGGGGTGAGTTTTCGAGTCCCGGAAGGAAAAACAGTTGCGCTGGTTGGCGAGTCTGGCTCCGGAAAATCGGTTATCAGTCAGGCTATTATGTCTATTCTGCCCAAGCCCGCACATATTACCGGCGGCGAAATTTTGTTTTTCGATCCTGAAAAACCAGGTGTTTTCTACGATATCGCGAAGTTGAAGCCTGATAGCAAGGAAATGCGAAATATCCGTGGTGGACGTATCTCGATCATCTTTCAGGAGCCAATGACATCCCTGTCGCCGCTGCATACGATTGGTGATCAGATATCCGAAGCTCTGCATCTTCATCATGAGAAAACCAAGGAAGAAGGCCAGCAAATTACGATTGATATGTTGCGACTGGTCGGTTTTCCTGATCCGGAAGGAGCGCTGCACACCTATCCATTTGAACTATCAGGCGGGTTACGCCAGCGGGCAATGATTGCGATGGCAATGATCTGTAAGCCAGCCCTCCTGATTGCCGATGAACCAACCACGGCGCTGGATGTGACTATACAGGCGCAGATACTGGATTTGATGCAGGGTCTGCAGAAACAGCTTGGCATGGCCATTTTGATGATTACCCACGACCTTGGAGTCGTCGCAAGCATGGCTGATGAAATTGTTGTCATGTATCATGGTAAGATCATGGAACAAGGGACCCTTGACGATATCTTTGCCGCGCCGGAGCATCCCTATCTCAAAGCGCTTATGCGGGCCATCCCGAGGTTTAACATGAAACCGGGAGAACGTCTGACGCCAATTCGTGAAATCAAGCGCGACAAAAACAGTCGCTTTCTTGAGCAAGCCAACCCCCGCGAGATTATAAGCGGCGATGAGAGTCCGATTTTGGATGTTCGGAATTTGTCTAAAACCTTTACGACGCGGAAATCCACGTTATTTGGTTCCAAACCCGGTGGTGAGATTCTTGCGGTGGATAATGTTAGCTTTTTTATTCGCCCTGGCGAATGTCTCGGTCTTGTCGGTGAGTCCGGTTGTGGCAAAACGACTTTGTCCAAGCTGATTTTGAGGGCCTTGTCGGCAAGCGACGGATCGGTGACTTATAATGACCGTGGACGGGACGTTGATGTCCTGGCGCTAAAAGGCGAAGAGCTGTTTGATTATAGAAACAAGGTCCAGTTTATCTTTCAGGACCCCTTTTCATCGTTAAATCCGCGTATGACGGTATTTGATATCATTTCGGAACCACTGGTCATCCATAACGTGGGAACCGTTACGGAACGCGAAGAAACAGTGAAAGAATTGATGACCCTGGTGGGATTAGACATTCGATTTTTACGGCGCTATCCGCATTCTTTTTCGGGTGGACAACGGCAACGCATTGGGATTGCCCGATCTCTCGCTTTGAAACCCGATTTGCTTATATGCGATGAACCGGTGTCGGCGTTGGATGTATCCATTCAAGCGCAAATTTTGAATCTACTGAAAGATCTCCAGAAAGAGTTGGGGCTGACATATTTGTTTATCTCGCATAATCTGGCGGTGGTTGATTACATTGCAGATCGAATTGCCGTGATGTGTAAAGGCCGACTGGTCGAGACGGCGCCGAAGGATGTATTATTTAAAAACCCGGTACATCCCTATACCAAGCGACTTCTTGCGGCTGTCCCGGAACCGGATCCAAACAGAAGGCTGGATTTTTCCCATTTGGTTGAGGAGAAGGCATCGAACCCGGAATTATGGCCACAACCTTTTACCGTGAATACGAGCAGTAGTCCGGTCATGATGGATATTGGAGAAGGACATTATGTCCGCGTAAGCGAAGAAACAGACGCGAAGGAGTTAAGGCTTTGA
- a CDS encoding polysaccharide deacetylase family protein — MTSWQDLTAELDLWTSEKRLATFWWRDDDLVAPSPALDRLISLRDHFNIPLALAVIPEAVDSTLTDHVPDCFILQHGFHHHNYADPKEKKSEFSNIRPIVEMEADLQNGQSILSQLFGDQFLPFFVPPWNRIDDKVLQQLPKLGYIGLSRYKQRSKAVPVAGMVEINAHVDPIDWRGSRSSLETDQILTMVLEHLIARRTGRADPREPTGLLTHHLVHDEEVWAQIYQLMSFLCNHSSVRWIPLPAAIALIDEISEDIILPKVEAEPADDNS; from the coding sequence GTGACCAGCTGGCAGGACCTCACTGCTGAACTTGATTTATGGACGTCAGAGAAGCGCTTGGCGACATTCTGGTGGCGGGATGATGATCTCGTGGCGCCCTCGCCGGCCCTCGACCGCCTGATCAGTCTTCGAGATCATTTTAATATTCCGCTGGCACTGGCGGTCATACCGGAAGCCGTTGATTCGACCCTGACAGATCACGTACCGGATTGTTTTATCCTGCAGCATGGGTTTCATCATCACAACTATGCGGATCCAAAAGAAAAAAAATCGGAATTTTCCAACATCAGGCCAATTGTGGAAATGGAGGCCGATCTTCAAAACGGCCAAAGCATTCTGAGCCAGCTATTTGGTGATCAATTTTTACCGTTCTTTGTGCCTCCTTGGAATAGAATTGATGACAAGGTGCTTCAACAGTTACCCAAATTGGGGTATATTGGGCTTTCGAGATATAAACAACGGTCCAAGGCGGTGCCAGTAGCCGGTATGGTGGAAATCAATGCCCATGTTGATCCTATAGATTGGCGTGGGAGTCGCAGCTCCCTTGAAACAGACCAGATTTTGACGATGGTTCTGGAACATTTGATTGCGCGGAGAACCGGTCGCGCAGATCCACGAGAACCGACCGGTTTGCTGACCCATCATTTGGTGCATGATGAAGAGGTATGGGCGCAAATTTATCAGCTCATGTCATTTTTATGCAATCATTCTAGTGTCAGATGGATTCCCTTACCGGCGGCAATTGCTCTGATCGATGAAATCTCGGAAGATATTATTCTGCCTAAAGTAGAAGCGGAGCCTGCCGATGATAATAGCTGA
- a CDS encoding histidine phosphatase family protein, producing the protein MKRILFIRHGKTQWNLEKKLQGRRDIPLCEDGIRHLKKCAIPNEFKDYAWSVSPLGRTRETAQLLGARLIRQEPALIEMDWGKWEGRTISELRQLYGSDMAEIEARGCHMTPPGGESPAMVVARLKPWLKNLEGDTIAVTHKGVIRAAQSLAYDWDMTEELPVEFNWSAGHLFTLEETGVIRPERININLESK; encoded by the coding sequence ATGAAGCGTATCCTGTTTATTCGACATGGCAAAACGCAATGGAACCTTGAGAAAAAGCTTCAAGGCCGACGGGATATTCCCTTATGCGAGGATGGGATCAGGCATTTGAAAAAATGCGCTATACCCAATGAGTTTAAGGATTATGCTTGGTCGGTCAGCCCACTTGGCCGCACCCGGGAAACGGCGCAATTGCTCGGCGCGCGATTGATTCGACAAGAACCGGCCCTGATTGAAATGGATTGGGGTAAATGGGAAGGCAGGACCATCTCGGAACTCCGGCAACTTTATGGGTCGGATATGGCCGAAATTGAAGCGCGAGGGTGTCATATGACACCTCCGGGCGGAGAATCTCCGGCAATGGTTGTTGCGCGTCTCAAACCCTGGCTGAAGAACCTTGAGGGCGACACGATTGCAGTCACGCATAAAGGCGTCATCCGCGCAGCCCAGTCCCTCGCCTATGATTGGGATATGACCGAAGAATTACCAGTTGAGTTTAACTGGTCTGCAGGGCATCTTTTTACTCTGGAAGAGACAGGGGTTATCCGCCCCGAGCGTATTAATATTAATCTGGAAAGCAAATAA
- a CDS encoding glycosyltransferase family protein, translating into MSSPKKVLFYVQHLLGIGHLRRAATLTRNMVRAGFDVTVVSGGHKIDIDMGGARLVQLPATRATDLFFKVLVDEDGEQIDDDWRQKRAGILLDLWREVKPDILMFELFPFGRRQMRFELLPLLDAAKAADRPPLIISSVRDILVAQNKPGRNDEMLSLVETYFNYVLVHGDPDLISLDQTFPHTSRIQDRLFYTGYVVDRTGVKGPAGAPGDGEVIVSSGGGAVGTDLLKTAMKARALTSARNMTWRMMVGATVEDSIFEELLALAPDGVIVERARKDFTTLLMNCTLSISQGGYNTVMEVLYAKCRAVIVPYAGGLETEQTLRARLLAQKGVLQIADENGLTAEILAVKVEDALAGPPATAHINTDGGANSVDLIRKWTGDIT; encoded by the coding sequence ATGTCTTCCCCGAAGAAAGTACTTTTTTATGTCCAGCACCTTCTGGGAATTGGTCATTTACGTCGGGCAGCCACTCTCACTCGCAATATGGTAAGGGCGGGTTTTGACGTCACGGTGGTATCCGGCGGCCACAAGATTGATATCGATATGGGAGGCGCCCGACTAGTACAGCTGCCAGCGACCCGGGCGACAGATTTGTTTTTCAAAGTGCTGGTAGATGAAGATGGGGAGCAGATCGATGATGACTGGCGGCAAAAGCGGGCAGGTATCCTGCTTGATCTTTGGCGGGAGGTTAAGCCAGATATCCTGATGTTTGAGTTGTTCCCCTTTGGTCGCCGTCAGATGAGGTTTGAGCTGTTGCCTCTTCTCGACGCTGCTAAAGCTGCCGACCGCCCGCCGCTGATCATTTCTTCCGTCAGAGATATCCTTGTTGCGCAGAACAAGCCCGGTCGGAATGATGAAATGCTGTCTCTGGTTGAAACCTATTTCAATTATGTTCTGGTTCACGGAGATCCGGACTTGATCTCCCTCGATCAAACTTTTCCGCATACCAGCCGAATTCAGGATCGATTGTTCTATACAGGATATGTGGTGGATCGGACGGGCGTCAAAGGCCCAGCGGGAGCACCAGGGGACGGCGAAGTAATAGTTTCCAGCGGCGGCGGTGCAGTGGGGACTGATTTGTTGAAGACAGCCATGAAAGCACGCGCATTGACATCGGCCAGAAATATGACATGGCGGATGATGGTTGGTGCAACCGTTGAAGACAGCATTTTTGAGGAGTTGTTGGCCTTGGCGCCGGACGGCGTCATTGTCGAGCGGGCGCGAAAAGATTTCACGACTTTGTTGATGAATTGCACCCTGTCCATCAGTCAGGGCGGCTATAATACGGTCATGGAGGTCCTCTATGCGAAATGTCGGGCGGTTATTGTCCCATATGCCGGTGGTCTTGAAACCGAGCAAACCTTGCGGGCCCGGTTGCTGGCACAGAAAGGGGTGTTGCAGATCGCCGACGAAAATGGCCTGACCGCTGAAATTCTTGCGGTAAAAGTTGAAGATGCACTTGCCGGGCCACCGGCGACAGCTCACATCAATACAGATGGTGGGGCAAATTCCGTTGATTTAATCAGGAAATGGACCGGAGATATTACGTGA
- a CDS encoding ABC transporter substrate-binding protein — MSGFLKQGMNLVAGALVLLVWSQVHATEVPFFKPAVAKGELSPVAERLPSVPLVVEPGEGQELGKYGGRLHTLIGNPSDVKLMFVYGYARLVGYTVDLELEADILESFEVTEGRKFTLKLRAGHKWSDGAPFTSEDFRYWWEDVAGNMKLFPAGPPAELLVGGKLPKVEFPDAQTVIYTWEAPNPNFLPLLAGASPLLIYSPAHYLKRFHEKYIDVSKLNKIQKIKMKSWASEHNRNDNLYKFDNPNLPTLQPWRNTTASPATRFVGERNPYFHRVDTEGRQLPYIDELIFNVSEGKLISAKAASGDTDLQARGIQLQDATFLKENEERSNYKTLLWPTVRGSHFVLFPNLNAESEMWRGYMRDVRFRRALSLAIDREEINDTLFFGLAVEGNNAVQEQSDFYTEELRTKWAEYDPDMANELLDEMGLTDRDEDGHRLLPDGEKFVIVIETAGETTEQSDILELVNEAWQEIGISVFTKPSQRAVFRNRIFSGETVMSVWAGFENGIPNAASSPATRAPTNQISYQWPKWGQYHETKGKSGEPIDIPEAILLYDLYDKWLKSTDTEEKAAIWREMLDIHAEQQFTIGIVGAILQPIIVKNTLKNVPEEAIFNWNPGAQFGIYHPDLFWFDK, encoded by the coding sequence ATGTCAGGATTTTTGAAGCAAGGGATGAATTTAGTAGCAGGTGCTCTTGTGCTATTGGTCTGGAGTCAGGTGCATGCAACCGAAGTTCCTTTTTTCAAGCCCGCGGTGGCGAAAGGCGAACTTTCGCCCGTTGCCGAAAGACTACCCTCAGTGCCACTTGTTGTTGAGCCTGGAGAAGGCCAGGAATTGGGAAAATATGGAGGCCGCCTGCATACGCTGATCGGTAATCCATCAGATGTCAAACTGATGTTTGTTTATGGCTATGCACGTCTTGTTGGATATACAGTGGACTTAGAACTTGAGGCCGATATTTTGGAATCATTTGAAGTGACGGAAGGCCGGAAGTTTACACTGAAACTCCGGGCCGGTCACAAATGGTCGGACGGTGCTCCCTTTACGTCAGAAGACTTTAGATATTGGTGGGAGGATGTCGCAGGCAACATGAAGCTGTTCCCTGCAGGCCCCCCGGCAGAGCTTTTGGTAGGCGGGAAGTTGCCGAAAGTCGAGTTTCCGGATGCGCAAACGGTTATCTATACATGGGAGGCACCAAATCCGAATTTTTTACCGCTTCTGGCGGGCGCCTCGCCTCTGCTGATTTATAGCCCGGCTCACTATCTGAAAAGATTTCATGAGAAATATATTGATGTTTCCAAGCTTAATAAAATCCAAAAGATCAAAATGAAGTCCTGGGCATCGGAACATAATCGTAACGACAACCTGTACAAGTTTGACAATCCCAACCTGCCGACATTACAACCATGGCGCAACACAACAGCGTCGCCGGCAACGCGCTTTGTGGGTGAAAGAAATCCTTATTTTCACAGGGTTGATACAGAAGGTCGCCAGCTGCCCTATATTGATGAACTCATATTCAATGTATCGGAAGGAAAGTTGATTTCCGCTAAAGCGGCGTCAGGGGACACGGATTTGCAGGCTCGAGGCATACAGCTTCAGGATGCAACATTTCTGAAAGAAAACGAAGAGCGGTCAAATTACAAGACTTTGCTTTGGCCGACTGTTCGTGGCTCTCATTTCGTACTATTCCCAAATCTCAATGCAGAGAGTGAGATGTGGCGCGGGTATATGCGCGACGTGAGGTTCCGGCGGGCGCTGTCTCTGGCCATCGACCGTGAAGAAATCAATGATACTCTGTTCTTCGGCTTGGCAGTTGAGGGGAATAATGCGGTTCAGGAACAAAGTGACTTCTATACTGAAGAATTACGCACCAAATGGGCGGAATATGATCCGGATATGGCAAATGAGTTACTCGACGAGATGGGACTGACGGATCGCGATGAAGACGGCCATCGGCTTCTTCCAGATGGCGAGAAATTTGTCATCGTTATAGAAACAGCCGGCGAGACCACAGAGCAATCGGATATTCTTGAGCTGGTAAATGAAGCGTGGCAGGAAATAGGTATCTCCGTATTTACCAAGCCATCGCAACGCGCAGTATTTCGCAATCGTATCTTCTCTGGTGAAACCGTGATGTCGGTCTGGGCCGGGTTTGAAAATGGCATTCCCAACGCGGCATCCAGCCCAGCCACACGGGCGCCGACCAATCAGATCAGCTATCAATGGCCGAAATGGGGCCAGTATCACGAAACAAAGGGTAAGTCCGGTGAGCCCATCGACATACCCGAAGCCATCCTCTTATATGACCTCTATGACAAATGGCTGAAATCTACTGATACGGAAGAGAAGGCGGCGATTTGGCGGGAAATGCTCGATATTCATGCAGAGCAGCAATTCACCATTGGTATCGTTGGCGCTATTTTGCAGCCTATCATTGTCAAGAACACGCTCAAGAACGTTCCCGAAGAAGCAATTTTTAACTGGAATCCAGGGGCGCAGTTCGGGATCTATCATCCGGATCTATTTTGGTTCGATAAATAA
- a CDS encoding adenylate/guanylate cyclase domain-containing protein: MWQQVKKTILGDEIQGQLPGRVKDAIERQQTQSEILIAWVQVFIVLTFSTLYGLSPKTFSSDAMFAPVPYALAAYGIFTLFRLALAYSGRVGPVFLSLSVVADMVLLMFLIWSFHVQYEQPASFYLKSPTLLYVFIFIALRALRFEAAYVLLAGASAAIGWMILLGYAVFFDDGMTNVTRDYVVYTMSHKILLGAEFDKVISIVVVTLILALVIVRGRKLLINSVAQATAAEDLSRFFSPEIADQITHSEGWIEPGKGEARTAAILHCDLQGFTKLSMERPANEVISLLAEYQSRMVPVIQRHGGTIDKFLGDGILATFGAAVSTDHYAADCLRAMEDLVDEAGHWSRDREEEGKLAMTIRFTSAVGPIVFGAVGDDSRLEYTVIGEPVNLAAKLDKHAKDEKANAVTTRGAVDAAQLQGYLPRAHLETRKSRSVEGVSGTVDLVIISP; the protein is encoded by the coding sequence ATGTGGCAACAAGTAAAAAAAACAATCCTAGGGGATGAAATCCAAGGGCAGCTCCCTGGTCGGGTGAAAGACGCGATTGAGCGTCAACAAACTCAGTCGGAGATATTGATTGCCTGGGTACAGGTATTTATCGTCCTGACCTTTTCGACGCTCTACGGTCTGTCGCCGAAAACTTTTTCATCGGACGCCATGTTCGCACCTGTCCCCTATGCTCTTGCAGCTTATGGCATATTCACATTGTTCCGGCTCGCACTTGCTTATTCCGGCCGGGTTGGGCCGGTATTTCTTTCTCTGTCCGTTGTCGCAGACATGGTTTTGCTGATGTTTCTCATTTGGAGCTTTCATGTCCAGTATGAACAACCGGCGTCTTTCTATCTGAAATCTCCGACTCTTCTGTATGTTTTCATTTTCATTGCCCTTCGTGCCTTGCGTTTTGAGGCAGCCTACGTGTTGTTGGCTGGCGCCTCGGCGGCCATTGGTTGGATGATCCTGCTCGGCTATGCCGTTTTCTTTGATGATGGTATGACCAATGTTACCCGAGATTACGTCGTCTATACGATGTCTCACAAAATACTTCTGGGAGCGGAGTTTGACAAAGTCATTAGTATTGTCGTTGTCACATTAATCTTGGCCCTGGTCATTGTCAGGGGCCGCAAGCTTTTGATAAATTCTGTCGCACAAGCCACGGCAGCCGAAGATTTATCCAGGTTCTTCTCTCCCGAAATTGCCGATCAGATAACCCATTCAGAAGGCTGGATCGAACCTGGTAAAGGGGAAGCACGGACCGCGGCAATTCTACATTGCGATTTACAGGGTTTCACAAAGCTGTCCATGGAAAGGCCGGCCAATGAAGTCATCTCGCTATTGGCGGAGTATCAGTCCCGAATGGTGCCGGTAATTCAACGGCATGGCGGAACCATCGATAAATTCCTCGGGGATGGTATTTTAGCCACCTTTGGCGCAGCCGTATCTACAGATCATTACGCCGCAGATTGTCTTCGGGCGATGGAAGATCTCGTGGATGAAGCCGGGCATTGGTCTCGAGATCGTGAGGAAGAGGGTAAACTCGCCATGACAATTCGGTTCACTTCCGCCGTTGGCCCCATTGTTTTTGGCGCTGTGGGCGATGACAGTAGACTGGAATACACCGTCATTGGAGAGCCGGTAAATCTTGCGGCCAAATTGGACAAACATGCCAAAGATGAAAAGGCCAACGCGGTCACCACGCGCGGCGCTGTCGATGCGGCTCAATTACAGGGCTATCTGCCGCGCGCGCATTTGGAAACACGAAAAAGCCGATCCGTAGAGGGGGTTAGCGGAACAGTGGACCTCGTTATTATATCCCCTTAA